From the Sphingomonas mesophila genome, one window contains:
- a CDS encoding ABC transporter substrate-binding protein, whose amino-acid sequence MPRAVLPLLALAAAALLAGCGRRDAQAIDVVIIGTAAPRLADPAAGPLGAPQQVALQNMAQGLVRFDSRGEIIPGLAERWNVSDDGLSYVFRLGSGKWPDGRDIRARDIVRLLKRQLRADSRNPLKDSLGAIEDVVAMTDRVIEIRLVAPRPNLLGLLAQPEFGLTRDGIGTGPFMLDADQPQPGWRALTYRKSVVDGPDVLERVRLRSAPAREAIALFADGKARLVLGGTFTDLPLARRAELKRTVLRFDPAAGLFGLVPRRTSGPLATPDARRLLGTALERQALVAALDVPGLAPRTSILQAGLEGLPPPPVAPPPPVDQAARRAFLTGEAARLFGDGERPTVRVRLPEGPGADLLLARLRADWGVLGLTVERATAGGPSDFVLLDAVAPTSSPAWFVRQFRCAVTPVCSKDADGLMDSGRLAIVAAQRAAFLAEAARLLDEQTAFIAIAAPIRWSLVDDRLPGFQENIVARHPLVGIDKQARRESD is encoded by the coding sequence ATGCCGCGCGCCGTCCTCCCGCTGCTCGCCCTCGCCGCCGCGGCGCTGCTCGCCGGCTGCGGGCGCAGGGACGCGCAGGCGATCGACGTCGTCATTATCGGGACCGCCGCCCCGCGCCTCGCCGATCCGGCCGCCGGTCCGCTCGGCGCTCCGCAGCAGGTCGCGCTTCAAAATATGGCGCAAGGCCTGGTCCGGTTCGATTCGCGCGGCGAGATCATCCCCGGCCTGGCCGAGCGCTGGAACGTCAGCGACGACGGGCTGAGCTACGTCTTCCGGCTCGGCTCGGGCAAATGGCCCGACGGCCGCGACATTCGCGCCCGCGACATCGTGCGCCTGCTCAAGCGCCAGCTGCGCGCCGACAGCCGCAATCCGCTCAAGGACTCGCTCGGCGCGATCGAGGACGTGGTCGCGATGACCGACCGGGTGATCGAAATCCGGCTCGTCGCGCCGCGTCCCAACCTCCTCGGCCTGCTCGCCCAGCCCGAATTCGGCCTCACCCGCGACGGCATCGGCACCGGCCCGTTCATGCTTGATGCGGATCAGCCGCAGCCCGGCTGGCGCGCGCTGACCTATCGCAAGTCGGTGGTCGACGGCCCCGACGTGCTCGAGCGCGTGCGCCTTCGCTCCGCACCCGCGCGCGAGGCGATCGCGCTGTTCGCCGACGGCAAGGCGCGGCTGGTGCTCGGCGGGACCTTCACCGACCTGCCCCTCGCGCGCCGCGCCGAGCTCAAGCGCACCGTGCTGCGCTTCGATCCCGCCGCCGGTCTGTTCGGCCTGGTCCCGCGCCGCACCTCCGGCCCCCTCGCCACTCCGGACGCGCGCCGGCTGCTCGGCACCGCGCTCGAGCGCCAGGCGCTGGTCGCCGCGCTCGACGTCCCCGGCCTCGCCCCGCGCACCTCGATCCTTCAGGCCGGGCTCGAAGGCTTGCCCCCGCCCCCCGTTGCGCCGCCGCCGCCGGTCGATCAAGCCGCCCGCCGGGCCTTCCTGACCGGCGAAGCGGCGCGGCTGTTCGGCGACGGCGAGCGCCCGACCGTCCGTGTGCGGCTGCCCGAGGGCCCCGGCGCCGACCTGCTCCTCGCCCGCCTGCGCGCAGACTGGGGCGTGCTCGGCCTCACCGTCGAACGCGCAACTGCCGGTGGCCCAAGCGACTTCGTCCTGCTCGATGCGGTTGCCCCGACCAGCTCGCCCGCCTGGTTCGTCCGCCAGTTCCGCTGCGCCGTCACGCCGGTCTGCTCGAAGGATGCCGACGGGCTGATGGACAGCGGCCGACTCGCCATTGTCGCCGCCCAGCGCGCCGCGTTCCTCGCCGAGGCCGCCCGGCTGCTCGACGAGCAAACCGCGTTCATCGCCATCGCCGCGCCGATCCGCTGGTCGCTGGTCGACGACCGCCTGCCCGGCTTCCAGGAGAACATTGTCGCGCGCCATCCGTTGGTCGGGATCGACAAGCAGGCCCGGCGGGAAAGCGACTGA
- a CDS encoding cold-shock protein, whose product MTTGTVKFFNESKGYGFIQPDDGGQDAFVHISAVEQSGLRTLGKEQRVTYDLQPDRTGKMSAVNIKEA is encoded by the coding sequence ATGACTACCGGAACCGTCAAATTCTTCAACGAGTCCAAGGGCTATGGCTTCATCCAGCCGGATGACGGGGGCCAGGACGCGTTCGTCCACATCAGCGCCGTCGAGCAGTCGGGCCTGCGTACCTTGGGTAAGGAGCAGCGCGTGACCTACGACCTGCAGCCCGACCGCACCGGCAAGATGTCGGCGGTGAACATCAAGGAAGCGTAA
- a CDS encoding TIGR02300 family protein — MVKAEWGTKRTCPKCATRFYDLGKDDPVTCIACATPFVPEPVLKSKQPMPFEAVAAVKEKEKPDEDLAADELAIDEDEEPSADDEVDLSTGDDDLGVETGGGEDEEH, encoded by the coding sequence ATGGTCAAAGCCGAATGGGGCACCAAGCGCACCTGCCCCAAGTGCGCGACGCGTTTTTATGATCTTGGCAAGGACGATCCCGTCACTTGCATCGCCTGCGCCACGCCGTTCGTGCCCGAGCCGGTGCTGAAGTCCAAGCAGCCGATGCCGTTCGAGGCGGTTGCCGCGGTCAAGGAGAAGGAAAAGCCGGACGAGGATCTGGCCGCCGACGAGCTGGCGATCGACGAGGACGAGGAGCCCAGCGCCGACGACGAGGTCGACCTGTCGACCGGCGACGACGATCTCGGAGTCGAGACCGGCGGCGGCGAGGACGAAGAACACTAG
- a CDS encoding Flp family type IVb pilin, producing the protein MAKFLKMIRDNKGATAIEYGLIAALIAVAAIAAMESIGTKLGTTFNNVSNEL; encoded by the coding sequence ATGGCCAAGTTTCTGAAGATGATTCGTGACAACAAGGGTGCCACCGCGATCGAGTACGGCCTGATCGCCGCCCTCATCGCCGTTGCGGCGATCGCCGCGATGGAGAGCATCGGCACCAAGCTGGGCACGACCTTCAACAACGTTTCGAACGAGCTCTAA
- the cmk gene encoding (d)CMP kinase, translating to MVIAVDGPAASGKGTIARALAAHFGLLHMDTGLLYRAVALSLFRFGGDAASEFEAARAVHEIDKIDPSDEELRSEIVGGMASRISAYPAVRAALLDKQRSFAGQAGGAVLDGRDIGTVIAPDATIKLFVTASAEVRARRRMAELEARGMPAHFDEVLADIRARDERDSGRAAAPLEQAVDALLLDTSEMDVAAAVTAAIGLCEERAGTPD from the coding sequence CTGGTCATCGCCGTCGACGGCCCCGCCGCCAGCGGCAAGGGCACGATCGCGCGGGCACTCGCGGCGCACTTCGGGCTGCTGCACATGGACACCGGGCTGCTGTATCGCGCGGTCGCGCTCAGCCTGTTCCGCTTCGGCGGCGATGCGGCAAGCGAGTTCGAGGCGGCGCGCGCGGTCCACGAGATCGACAAGATCGACCCCAGCGACGAGGAGCTTCGAAGCGAGATCGTCGGCGGCATGGCGAGCCGGATCTCGGCCTATCCGGCAGTCCGCGCGGCGCTCCTCGACAAGCAGCGCTCCTTCGCCGGCCAGGCGGGCGGGGCAGTGCTCGACGGGCGCGACATCGGCACGGTCATCGCTCCGGACGCAACGATCAAGCTGTTCGTCACCGCCAGCGCCGAAGTGCGGGCACGGCGGCGAATGGCGGAGCTGGAGGCGCGCGGCATGCCGGCCCATTTCGACGAGGTGCTGGCCGACATCCGCGCCCGCGACGAGCGCGATAGCGGGCGCGCCGCGGCGCCGTTGGAGCAGGCGGTGGATGCATTGCTGCTCGACACCAGCGAAATGGATGTGGCGGCGGCGGTCACGGCGGCGATAGGACTGTGCGAGGAGCGCGCCGGCACCCCCGATTAG
- a CDS encoding integration host factor subunit beta, producing the protein MIRSELVQKLCEDFPDLTQREIESVVGALFDSITDQLAQGGRVELRGFGAFSTRQRDARVGRNPRTGASVEVKAKKVPYFKPGKEMRERLNLGEVTAE; encoded by the coding sequence ATGATCCGATCCGAACTCGTCCAGAAGTTGTGCGAGGACTTCCCGGATTTGACCCAGCGCGAGATCGAAAGCGTGGTCGGCGCATTGTTCGACAGCATCACAGATCAGCTCGCCCAGGGCGGCCGGGTCGAGCTGCGCGGCTTTGGCGCCTTTTCGACCCGCCAGCGCGACGCGCGCGTCGGCCGCAACCCGCGCACCGGCGCGTCGGTCGAGGTCAAGGCCAAGAAGGTGCCCTATTTCAAGCCGGGCAAGGAAATGCGCGAGCGGCTCAACCTTGGTGAAGTCACCGCCGAATGA
- a CDS encoding putative bifunctional diguanylate cyclase/phosphodiesterase, which produces MNENLSGDARRKPAERRAPLELLVSVVVIVATLLLILNGTNFLASAERWAGDSAKLNLIMVMLNVALIIAGLRRLSEIQNDNERRLDAERRAAELASSDIVTRLANRKGLADRGQELRATLIATGQWMAVVSLQLHRFKSINDRHGYETGDALLRLIAAAVREIAPKDAIAARINGDEFALAFAIAPGAAGECEKVAAEVLRRVTAPFDLAGKMLQVGAYAGIATGDAADSPLPDLLRRADIALERARSGRSARPVSFDEGMERALIAHVEIEQGIRYAIEHQQFVPFFEPQVDLATGTIHGFEVLARWNHPLTGLIMPEVFIPVAEEHGLISAMSEQVIAQALQAAVKWDPKLTISVNISPSQLADPWLAQRLIRLLSEAGFPPERLIVEITESSLLADLELARAITASLKNQGIRLALDDFGTGFSSLAHLRSLPFDMIKIDRSFTAAVTTNAECAAIVRAVTDLAQAIKVPVIVEGIEDAPTHAAVLGYGCAFGQGWYFGKPTNAAQAEQLIGRGAAPAIEAPARARRAS; this is translated from the coding sequence GTGAACGAGAACCTGAGCGGCGATGCTCGCCGGAAGCCGGCCGAGCGGCGTGCGCCGCTCGAGCTGCTGGTGTCGGTGGTGGTCATCGTCGCCACCCTGCTGCTCATCCTCAACGGCACTAACTTCCTCGCCAGCGCCGAGCGCTGGGCAGGCGACAGCGCCAAGCTCAACCTCATCATGGTGATGCTCAACGTCGCGCTGATCATCGCCGGCCTGCGCCGACTGTCCGAGATCCAGAACGACAATGAACGACGGCTCGACGCCGAGCGGCGGGCGGCCGAGCTGGCGTCGAGCGACATCGTCACCCGCCTCGCCAACCGCAAGGGCCTTGCCGACCGCGGCCAGGAATTGCGCGCGACGCTGATCGCAACAGGGCAGTGGATGGCGGTGGTGTCGCTGCAGTTGCATCGCTTCAAGTCGATCAACGACCGTCACGGCTATGAAACGGGTGACGCGCTGTTGCGCCTGATCGCCGCCGCGGTGCGCGAGATCGCCCCGAAGGACGCGATCGCCGCCAGGATCAACGGCGATGAATTCGCGCTCGCTTTTGCCATTGCGCCGGGCGCCGCTGGAGAATGCGAAAAGGTCGCCGCCGAAGTGCTTCGCCGCGTCACCGCGCCGTTCGACCTTGCCGGCAAGATGCTCCAGGTCGGCGCCTATGCCGGGATCGCCACCGGCGACGCAGCGGACTCACCCCTGCCCGATTTGTTGCGGCGGGCCGATATTGCGCTGGAACGGGCGCGCAGCGGTCGCTCGGCCCGGCCCGTCTCGTTCGACGAGGGCATGGAGCGCGCGCTGATCGCGCATGTCGAGATCGAGCAGGGCATCCGCTACGCCATCGAGCATCAGCAATTCGTGCCGTTCTTTGAGCCGCAGGTCGATCTCGCCACCGGCACGATCCACGGCTTCGAGGTGCTGGCGCGCTGGAACCACCCGCTGACCGGGTTAATCATGCCGGAGGTGTTCATCCCGGTTGCTGAGGAGCACGGCCTGATCAGCGCGATGTCCGAGCAGGTCATCGCCCAGGCGCTCCAGGCGGCGGTGAAGTGGGACCCGAAGCTGACCATCTCGGTCAACATCTCGCCGTCGCAGCTGGCCGATCCGTGGCTTGCACAGCGGCTGATTCGCTTGCTGTCGGAGGCCGGATTTCCGCCCGAGCGGCTGATCGTCGAGATCACCGAAAGCTCGCTGCTGGCCGACCTCGAGCTGGCGCGGGCGATCACCGCAAGCCTCAAGAACCAGGGCATCCGCCTCGCGCTCGACGATTTCGGAACCGGCTTCTCGAGCCTCGCGCATTTGCGTTCGCTGCCGTTCGACATGATCAAAATCGACCGCAGCTTCACCGCGGCGGTGACGACCAATGCCGAGTGCGCCGCAATCGTCCGCGCCGTTACCGACCTCGCCCAGGCCATCAAGGTGCCGGTGATCGTCGAAGGGATCGAGGACGCGCCGACCCATGCCGCGGTGCTCGGTTACGGCTGCGCCTTCGGGCAGGGCTGGTATTTCGGCAAGCCGACCAACGCCGCCCAGGCCGAGCAGTTGATCGGGCGCGGTGCGGCCCCGGCGATCGAGGCCCCGGCCCGGGCGCGCCGCGCCTCCTAG
- a CDS encoding SGNH/GDSL hydrolase family protein, producing the protein MAYGGVYVFGDSLIDAGNALKLAQFYGNLTFSDLPDGAPAASDGYFQGRFSDGYTFADLLSNKAVGKPTTTIFPYGYEWNGVEIAPWTTDPKGNNLNFGYGGAQVRQGGEKVPDLDGQTDAFRDAVDGDAPGDALYIVTMGGNDVRALAKPDRAPASEAEAYAALDEVAQQLTHELGQLIEDGARHFVITGIADVGRIPAYDADGIAGLSPLEQQRADAATLYSVYLDTLIRTEVVPALDARGATVTYVPMMDYQSDGTTVTGGLNAILPTLEGLYGVAPGTLTTDLLGYKELVFFDQVHPTAQVHALFGSYAQALLSGTSWVETLPIAAADVDFSMSGSIAVAGEVDQLVVAAVAGTTYRFDLLGMSSLGTPGSLGDPTLAILSGGVGIANNADDGAGFDATVTFRAATSGNVTVQMSAVGTLTGSYQLIAAVVEGAAALGGNVYVVSNAATVVIEGAGGIGRDIVQAATSYALAANSEIEELATTNARGKGAINLTGNDFGQALVGNAGSNVLEGKGGADVLTGGAGNDVFVLGPIAAAGPGKADTITDYAKGDVVDVSQALAVAAGTNVAAGGYLRVTTGGLIQVDANGGGDQWTTLATVGGSGSVSLRYASGGTLVTTSLARIVAPSAMAMTGAVAGAGTAVVTADGGALGTPAMPSAQALTFGSDQLGAATLGLIAATPQIFERGFVDSGGARMPAVDLVADLEGPQLDFLGGPLPASAAPLLAPLFADHAPAAIAAPVDISHGAGRTAALALAMPDVAAVVADALGPVGPVNVIDQMLDGLASAGANPLATLAPVFAGESGAGAVSLAMPIDPLLAQAEAAALAV; encoded by the coding sequence ATGGCGTATGGCGGCGTTTATGTGTTCGGTGACAGCCTGATCGATGCGGGCAATGCGCTCAAGCTGGCGCAATTCTATGGCAATCTGACCTTCAGCGACCTGCCCGACGGGGCGCCGGCCGCGTCGGACGGATACTTCCAAGGCCGCTTCAGCGACGGCTACACCTTCGCCGATCTGCTCAGCAACAAGGCGGTCGGCAAGCCGACGACGACCATCTTCCCTTACGGCTATGAGTGGAACGGGGTCGAGATCGCGCCGTGGACGACCGATCCCAAGGGCAACAATTTGAACTTCGGTTATGGCGGGGCGCAGGTCCGACAGGGCGGAGAGAAGGTGCCCGACCTCGACGGCCAGACCGACGCCTTTCGCGACGCGGTCGACGGCGATGCGCCGGGTGACGCCTTGTACATCGTCACTATGGGCGGCAACGACGTGCGCGCGCTGGCCAAGCCGGACCGCGCGCCGGCGAGCGAGGCCGAGGCCTATGCCGCGCTCGACGAAGTCGCGCAGCAACTGACCCATGAGCTCGGCCAGCTGATCGAGGACGGAGCGCGCCATTTTGTCATTACGGGCATAGCCGACGTCGGCCGGATCCCGGCCTACGACGCCGACGGCATCGCCGGGCTCAGCCCGCTCGAGCAACAGCGGGCGGACGCGGCGACGCTTTACTCGGTCTATCTCGACACGCTGATCCGGACCGAGGTGGTGCCGGCGCTCGACGCCCGCGGCGCGACCGTCACCTATGTGCCGATGATGGATTACCAGTCGGACGGGACGACGGTGACGGGCGGGCTCAACGCCATCCTGCCCACGCTTGAGGGCCTTTACGGCGTGGCGCCGGGCACCCTCACCACCGACCTGCTCGGCTACAAGGAACTGGTGTTCTTCGACCAGGTCCATCCGACCGCCCAGGTCCATGCGCTGTTCGGCTCCTATGCGCAGGCGCTGCTGAGCGGGACGAGTTGGGTCGAGACGTTGCCGATCGCGGCGGCGGACGTCGACTTCTCGATGAGTGGCAGCATCGCCGTCGCCGGCGAAGTCGACCAGCTGGTCGTGGCCGCGGTCGCCGGCACGACGTATCGCTTCGACCTGCTCGGGATGAGCTCGCTCGGCACGCCCGGGAGTTTGGGCGACCCGACACTGGCGATCCTCAGCGGGGGCGTCGGAATCGCGAACAATGCCGATGACGGCGCCGGGTTCGATGCAACCGTGACGTTCCGCGCCGCGACCAGCGGCAATGTGACGGTCCAGATGTCGGCCGTGGGCACGCTGACCGGCAGCTATCAGCTCATCGCCGCGGTGGTCGAAGGAGCGGCGGCGCTCGGCGGCAATGTCTATGTCGTGAGCAATGCCGCGACGGTGGTGATCGAGGGCGCCGGTGGGATCGGGCGCGACATCGTCCAGGCCGCGACCAGCTACGCGCTCGCCGCCAACAGCGAGATCGAGGAGCTCGCGACCACCAACGCGCGCGGAAAGGGGGCGATCAACCTGACCGGCAATGACTTCGGGCAGGCGCTGGTCGGCAATGCTGGGAGCAACGTGCTGGAAGGCAAGGGCGGCGCGGACGTGCTGACCGGTGGGGCGGGCAACGACGTCTTCGTGCTCGGGCCAATCGCGGCGGCGGGGCCGGGTAAGGCCGACACGATCACCGACTACGCCAAGGGCGACGTGGTCGACGTGTCGCAGGCGCTGGCCGTAGCGGCGGGGACCAATGTTGCGGCGGGCGGCTACCTTCGCGTGACGACCGGCGGACTAATCCAGGTCGATGCGAATGGCGGCGGCGACCAGTGGACAACGCTGGCCACGGTGGGCGGCAGCGGCTCGGTGAGCCTGCGCTATGCGAGCGGCGGAACGCTGGTCACGACCAGCCTCGCGCGGATCGTCGCGCCGAGCGCAATGGCGATGACCGGCGCGGTTGCGGGAGCCGGAACGGCGGTCGTCACTGCCGACGGCGGCGCGCTCGGCACGCCGGCGATGCCCTCCGCACAGGCCCTCACTTTCGGAAGCGACCAATTGGGCGCAGCGACGCTCGGGCTGATCGCAGCAACGCCGCAAATCTTCGAGCGGGGCTTCGTCGACAGCGGCGGCGCGAGGATGCCGGCAGTCGATCTCGTCGCCGATCTCGAGGGCCCACAGCTCGACTTCCTCGGCGGGCCGCTGCCGGCGTCGGCCGCGCCGTTGCTCGCGCCCCTGTTCGCCGACCATGCACCGGCGGCGATTGCGGCTCCGGTCGACATCAGTCATGGAGCGGGGAGGACCGCCGCGCTGGCGTTGGCGATGCCGGATGTTGCGGCGGTCGTTGCGGACGCGCTGGGCCCGGTGGGGCCAGTGAACGTGATCGATCAGATGCTCGACGGCCTTGCGTCGGCGGGAGCCAATCCGCTCGCTACTCTGGCGCCCGTATTCGCCGGTGAGAGCGGCGCCGGTGCGGTGAGCCTGGCGATGCCGATCGACCCTTTGCTGGCTCAAGCGGAGGCCGCTGCGCTGGCGGTCTAG
- a CDS encoding GIY-YIG nuclease family protein, protein MPPRQIVYVLQSVEHPDQIYTGLCSDLDARLHAHNAGQSSHTAKFKPWRLISYHHFSDEAVAVAFERYLKTGSGRAFAAKRLR, encoded by the coding sequence TTGCCACCCAGGCAGATCGTCTATGTTCTGCAGAGCGTCGAGCACCCGGATCAGATTTACACGGGCCTGTGCTCCGACTTGGACGCCCGGCTCCATGCCCATAACGCCGGTCAATCTTCGCACACCGCTAAATTCAAGCCGTGGCGCCTAATCTCGTACCATCACTTTAGCGATGAAGCCGTCGCGGTCGCCTTCGAGCGCTATCTCAAAACTGGCTCGGGCCGTGCCTTCGCCGCCAAGCGGCTTCGCTGA
- a CDS encoding transglycosylase domain-containing protein produces MNDGGFIWQRGGRNIEELPDPFTAPVVPPPAENAVAPKPRRWRYLFYGLFFLVAAILLWLVVTAPLGRALEPLDDPALLLVSQEGKPIARRGAIKDEPVSVAKLDPLTPAAFVAIEDRRFRRHWGIDPRAIGRALVTNMRAGGVRQGGSTLTQQLAKTSFLSSDRSMKRKAQELIIAFWLEGWLTKDEILSRYLSSVYFGDGVYGLRAAARHYFGRKPENLTLAQSAMLAGLVQAPSRLAPTKNLAGAQKRSRLVLQAMADTGVITQSRARATRSAVPVRNGGKIPTGTYFADWVAPAAQKAFEADYGEIKVTTTLDADLQRLAVRAVTGVPLGEAQAALVAMRPDGRVVAMIGGKSYKTSPFNRATQARRQPGSAFKLFVYLAALRAGYTPDSVIEDRPITIDGWSPANNDGVYRGSITLREAFERSSNAAAVRLSERVGRGNVLRAARELGIRSPLPDSPSVALGTAGVSLLELTSAYAAVASGRYPVRATGLPPLAEAKAGAMDGWFERGGRLDRGRDWAPMLDLLWASANRGTGKRAALGVPTYGKTGTTQNNRDAIFVGFAGDLVVGVWVGRDDDKSLGKVTGGTAPAQIWRRFMTSALSVDGRRGPPLPYRPRQAPALPAHERQSPIPDEWSAPGRAIDDVLNALDDLLSQ; encoded by the coding sequence ATGAACGACGGCGGCTTCATCTGGCAGCGCGGCGGGCGCAACATCGAGGAACTGCCCGATCCGTTCACCGCGCCGGTGGTGCCGCCGCCGGCCGAGAACGCGGTCGCGCCGAAGCCGCGGCGCTGGCGCTATCTGTTCTACGGCCTGTTCTTCCTCGTCGCGGCGATCCTGCTGTGGCTGGTGGTGACCGCGCCGCTCGGCCGCGCGCTCGAGCCGCTCGACGACCCGGCGCTGCTGCTGGTCAGCCAGGAGGGCAAGCCGATCGCCCGGCGCGGAGCGATCAAGGACGAGCCGGTCAGCGTCGCCAAGCTCGACCCGCTGACACCGGCGGCGTTCGTCGCGATCGAGGACCGGCGCTTCCGCCGCCATTGGGGGATCGACCCGCGCGCGATCGGCCGCGCGCTGGTGACGAATATGCGCGCCGGCGGGGTGCGCCAGGGCGGCAGCACGCTGACCCAGCAATTGGCCAAGACGAGCTTCCTGTCCTCAGACCGGTCGATGAAGCGCAAGGCGCAGGAGCTGATCATCGCCTTCTGGCTGGAAGGCTGGCTGACCAAGGACGAGATTTTGTCGCGCTATCTGTCGAGCGTCTATTTCGGCGACGGCGTCTATGGGCTGCGGGCGGCGGCACGGCATTATTTCGGTCGCAAGCCGGAGAATCTGACGCTGGCGCAGTCGGCGATGCTCGCCGGGCTGGTGCAGGCGCCGTCGCGGCTGGCGCCCACCAAGAACCTCGCCGGGGCGCAAAAGCGCAGCCGGCTGGTGCTCCAGGCGATGGCCGATACCGGCGTGATCACCCAGTCGCGGGCGCGCGCGACCCGCTCGGCGGTGCCGGTCCGCAACGGCGGCAAGATCCCGACCGGGACCTATTTCGCCGACTGGGTCGCGCCGGCCGCGCAAAAGGCGTTCGAGGCCGACTATGGCGAGATCAAGGTGACGACCACGCTCGACGCCGACCTGCAGCGGCTGGCGGTGCGCGCGGTGACCGGGGTTCCGCTGGGCGAGGCGCAGGCGGCGCTGGTGGCGATGCGCCCCGACGGCCGGGTCGTCGCGATGATCGGCGGCAAGAGCTACAAGACCTCGCCGTTCAACCGCGCCACGCAGGCACGGCGCCAGCCGGGCAGCGCGTTCAAGCTGTTCGTTTATCTCGCCGCGCTGCGCGCCGGCTACACGCCGGACAGCGTCATCGAGGATCGGCCGATCACCATCGACGGCTGGTCGCCAGCCAACAATGATGGGGTCTATCGCGGGTCGATCACGCTGCGCGAGGCGTTCGAGCGGTCGAGCAATGCCGCCGCGGTACGGCTGAGCGAGCGGGTCGGCCGCGGCAACGTGCTGCGCGCCGCGCGCGAGCTCGGCATTCGCTCGCCGCTGCCGGATTCGCCGAGCGTCGCGCTGGGTACGGCGGGAGTCAGTTTGCTGGAGCTGACCTCGGCCTATGCGGCGGTGGCGAGCGGGCGCTATCCGGTGCGCGCAACGGGGCTGCCGCCGCTCGCCGAGGCCAAGGCGGGCGCGATGGACGGCTGGTTCGAGCGCGGCGGCCGGCTCGACCGAGGCCGCGACTGGGCGCCGATGCTCGATCTGCTGTGGGCCTCGGCCAATCGCGGCACCGGTAAGCGCGCTGCTCTTGGCGTGCCAACCTACGGCAAGACCGGAACGACGCAGAACAATCGCGACGCGATCTTTGTCGGCTTCGCGGGCGACCTGGTGGTCGGCGTGTGGGTCGGGCGCGACGACGACAAGTCGCTCGGCAAGGTCACCGGAGGGACCGCGCCGGCGCAGATCTGGCGGCGGTTCATGACGAGCGCGCTCAGCGTCGACGGGCGGCGCGGGCCGCCGCTGCCGTATCGCCCGCGCCAGGCGCCGGCGCTGCCCGCGCACGAGCGGCAGAGCCCGATACCGGACGAGTGGTCGGCGCCCGGGCGCGCGATCGACGATGTGCTCAACGCGCTCGACGATCTGCTGTCCCAATAG
- a CDS encoding DUF4112 domain-containing protein, translating into MAPRFPQPQLDTSPAAVRARVEALERVMERLVTIPGTSRKLGLDVILDFVPVVGPTAAAAIGAYLAWEARNLGMPKTAMTRMAGNIGVDWLLGLIPWVGAVPDYFFRSNTRNLRIIKRHLDKHHPGTATLDVPPRRP; encoded by the coding sequence ATGGCGCCCAGATTTCCACAACCGCAACTCGATACCAGCCCGGCGGCGGTGCGCGCCCGGGTCGAGGCGCTCGAACGAGTTATGGAACGCCTCGTCACCATCCCCGGCACCAGCCGCAAGCTCGGGCTCGACGTGATCCTCGATTTCGTGCCGGTGGTCGGCCCGACCGCCGCCGCGGCAATCGGCGCGTATCTCGCCTGGGAAGCGCGCAACCTCGGCATGCCCAAGACCGCCATGACCCGAATGGCCGGCAACATCGGCGTCGACTGGCTGCTCGGCCTGATCCCGTGGGTCGGCGCGGTGCCCGATTATTTCTTCCGCTCGAACACCCGCAATCTGCGCATCATCAAGCGCCACCTCGACAAGCATCACCCCGGCACCGCCACCCTCGACGTCCCCCCGCGCCGGCCCTAG